The following are from one region of the Flavimobilis soli genome:
- a CDS encoding carbonic anhydrase, with product MSNRIDGTAASSSVTGPISTPAEAWAALRDGNQRFVRDEMAHPSQGAGRRQELAVAQNPFAVIFGCSDSRVAAEIIFDQGLGDTFVVRTAGHVLDTTVIGSIEYGIGVLDSRLVVVLAHDSCGAVAAAAHTLATGEQATGFVRAVVDRVIPSIVNVTSRGEDVRDENMLRREHVRHTVDQLYGYSAAIRAAVDDGYVAIVGVEYTLADGRATLLEVKGDVGEKPVAA from the coding sequence ATGAGCAACCGCATCGACGGCACGGCCGCATCCTCCTCCGTGACCGGCCCGATCTCGACCCCCGCCGAGGCATGGGCTGCGCTCCGGGACGGCAACCAGCGCTTCGTCCGGGACGAGATGGCGCACCCCTCGCAGGGCGCCGGCAGGCGGCAGGAGCTCGCCGTCGCGCAGAACCCGTTCGCCGTGATCTTCGGGTGCTCCGACTCACGTGTCGCCGCCGAGATCATCTTCGACCAGGGGCTCGGCGACACGTTCGTCGTGCGGACGGCCGGGCACGTCCTCGACACGACCGTCATCGGCTCGATCGAGTACGGGATCGGTGTGCTCGACTCGCGCCTCGTCGTCGTGCTCGCCCACGACTCGTGCGGCGCCGTCGCGGCGGCAGCCCACACCCTCGCGACGGGCGAGCAGGCCACGGGATTCGTCCGCGCGGTCGTCGACCGGGTCATCCCGTCGATCGTCAACGTCACGAGCCGCGGCGAGGACGTGCGCGACGAGAACATGCTCCGTCGCGAGCACGTCCGTCACACCGTCGACCAGCTCTACGGGTACTCCGCGGCGATCCGAGCGGCGGTCGACGACGGCTACGTCGCGATCGTCGGCGTCGAGTACACGCTCGCGGACGGTCGCGCGACGCTCCTCGAGGTCAAGGGCGACGTCGGCGAGAAGCCGGTCGCCGCCTGA
- a CDS encoding class II fumarate hydratase: MTDNAVGSTPNSQEFRIEHDTMGEVRVPAAALYRAQTQRAVENFPISGSRLERGHIEALARVKKAAARANAELGVLDQDVADAIVAAADAVASGEHDDHFPVDVYQTGSGTSSNMNTNEVLATLASRSLGREVHPNDHVNASQSSNDVFPTSVHVAATAGVVRDLIPALEHLADALGAKAEEFATVVKSGRTHLMDATPVTLGQEFGGYAAAVRYGVERLQSALPRAAEVPLGGTAVGTGINTPAGFPQRVIELLVEDTALPLTEARDHFEAQSSRDGLVELSGALRTIAVSLTKICNDLRWMGSGPNTGLGEIFIPDLQPGSSIMPGKVNPVVPEAVLMVAARVVGNDATVAWAGASGSFELNVQIPVIASAVLESIRLLSTSSRVLADRTVAGITANVERARALAESSPSIVTPLNRVIGYEAAAKVAKHSVKKGITVREAVVELGFVDRGDVTEEQLDSALDVLSMTRPPQA, translated from the coding sequence ATGACTGACAACGCCGTCGGCAGCACGCCGAACTCGCAAGAATTCCGCATCGAGCACGACACGATGGGCGAGGTGCGCGTGCCTGCCGCCGCGCTCTACCGCGCCCAGACCCAGCGCGCCGTCGAGAACTTCCCGATCTCCGGCTCGCGCCTCGAGCGCGGGCACATCGAGGCCCTCGCCCGCGTCAAGAAGGCCGCCGCCCGCGCGAACGCTGAGCTGGGCGTCCTCGACCAGGACGTCGCCGACGCGATCGTCGCGGCCGCCGACGCCGTCGCCTCGGGAGAGCACGACGACCACTTCCCCGTGGACGTCTACCAGACCGGCTCGGGCACGTCGTCGAACATGAACACCAACGAGGTCCTCGCGACGCTCGCGAGCCGCTCGCTCGGCCGCGAGGTCCACCCGAACGACCACGTCAACGCGTCGCAGTCGTCGAACGACGTCTTTCCGACGTCGGTGCACGTCGCCGCGACCGCGGGCGTCGTCCGCGACCTGATCCCCGCTCTCGAGCACCTCGCCGACGCGCTCGGCGCGAAGGCCGAGGAGTTCGCGACCGTCGTGAAGTCCGGCCGCACGCACCTCATGGACGCGACCCCGGTCACGCTCGGCCAGGAGTTCGGCGGCTACGCCGCCGCCGTCCGCTACGGCGTCGAGCGCCTGCAGTCAGCGCTCCCCCGCGCGGCCGAGGTCCCGCTCGGCGGCACCGCCGTCGGGACCGGCATCAACACGCCCGCAGGCTTCCCGCAGCGGGTCATCGAGCTGCTCGTCGAGGACACGGCCCTGCCGCTGACCGAGGCGCGCGACCACTTCGAGGCGCAGTCCTCGCGCGACGGCCTCGTCGAGCTGTCCGGCGCCCTGCGCACGATCGCCGTGTCGCTCACGAAGATCTGCAACGACCTGCGCTGGATGGGCTCCGGCCCCAACACGGGCCTCGGCGAGATCTTCATCCCGGACCTCCAGCCGGGCTCGTCGATCATGCCGGGCAAGGTCAACCCGGTCGTCCCCGAGGCGGTCCTCATGGTCGCCGCGCGCGTCGTCGGCAACGACGCGACCGTCGCGTGGGCGGGCGCGAGCGGCTCGTTCGAGCTCAACGTCCAGATCCCCGTGATCGCCTCGGCCGTGCTCGAGTCGATCCGTCTGCTGTCGACGTCGTCGCGCGTCCTCGCCGACCGCACCGTCGCGGGCATCACCGCGAACGTCGAGCGCGCCCGCGCGCTCGCCGAGTCCTCGCCGTCGATCGTCACGCCGCTCAACCGCGTGATCGGCTACGAGGCCGCTGCCAAGGTCGCGAAGCACTCGGTGAAGAAGGGCATCACCGTCCGCGAGGCGGTCGTCGAGCTCGGCTTCGTCGATCGTGGCGACGTCACCGAGGAGCAGCTCGACAGCGCTCTCGACGTGCTGTCGATGACGCGCCCGCCGCAGGCCTGA
- a CDS encoding DHA2 family efflux MFS transporter permease subunit, producing the protein MTSEPTHEPSAPTASATSPGRAADAPLVDLGGRSPWSILPPLCLGFFVIMVDTTIVNIAVPTLVATFQTSLTAVGWVNSAYLLTFAVLLLVTGRLGDRYGAKTMFVSGLVVFTLSSIACGLAGSVETLIVARAVQGIGSALMTPQTMAMITRVFPPARRGAALGLWGATAGVATIAGPVLGGIFVETIGWEWIFFVNVPIGAVALWLAVTRLPRLETHTRSLDLPGVVLSVVGLFLLIFGLQEGETFEWGQVVGPITVWRMIGLGVLVTGAFLLWQKRRGADALLPLTLFTHRNFTLANVAGAVSSFAMIGIFFPLTLILQQVLGLSPLMAAMVNLPGSLVSGVVAPFAGRLSDRIPGKWVVASGFTFLAGSVFWLTLVVSPDASMWQFFPPMTVFGIGTGLLFSPLANLATSGLDRSTAGAGAGAFNMNRQVGGVLGSAAIVAMLTSRLGVEVPAAAADVAAQLPEEARAPFVEAFASSNGSAFSGGGASGLTLPESVPADLVEQVREAALTAVHAGFSTAVSQTLLLTVAVLVTGLLASLLMSRSPR; encoded by the coding sequence GTGACCAGCGAACCCACGCACGAGCCGTCCGCCCCGACGGCCTCCGCCACGAGCCCTGGGCGGGCTGCTGACGCCCCTCTCGTCGACCTCGGCGGGCGCAGCCCGTGGAGCATCCTGCCGCCGCTCTGCCTGGGCTTCTTCGTCATCATGGTCGACACGACCATCGTCAACATCGCCGTCCCGACCCTCGTCGCGACCTTCCAGACCTCGCTCACGGCGGTCGGCTGGGTCAACAGCGCCTACCTCCTCACGTTCGCCGTGCTCCTGCTCGTCACGGGACGGCTCGGCGACCGCTACGGAGCGAAGACGATGTTCGTCTCCGGTCTCGTGGTCTTCACCCTCTCCTCGATCGCGTGCGGCCTCGCCGGGTCCGTCGAGACGCTCATCGTCGCGAGGGCCGTCCAGGGCATCGGGTCCGCCCTCATGACGCCGCAGACGATGGCCATGATCACGCGCGTCTTCCCGCCAGCGCGCCGCGGCGCAGCGCTCGGCCTGTGGGGCGCGACCGCCGGCGTCGCGACGATCGCCGGCCCCGTGCTCGGCGGCATCTTCGTCGAGACGATCGGCTGGGAGTGGATCTTCTTCGTCAACGTCCCGATCGGCGCCGTCGCCCTGTGGCTCGCCGTCACGCGCCTGCCCCGCCTCGAGACGCACACCCGCAGCCTCGACCTGCCCGGCGTCGTGCTCTCCGTCGTCGGCCTGTTCCTCCTGATCTTCGGGCTCCAGGAGGGGGAGACCTTCGAGTGGGGCCAGGTCGTCGGCCCGATCACCGTCTGGCGGATGATCGGGCTCGGCGTGCTCGTCACGGGCGCGTTCCTGCTGTGGCAGAAGCGCCGGGGCGCCGACGCGCTCCTGCCCCTCACGCTCTTCACGCACCGCAACTTCACCCTTGCCAACGTCGCAGGCGCTGTCTCGTCGTTCGCGATGATCGGCATCTTCTTCCCGCTCACGCTGATCCTGCAGCAGGTCCTCGGCTTGTCCCCGCTCATGGCGGCGATGGTGAACCTGCCCGGCTCGCTCGTGTCCGGCGTCGTCGCGCCGTTCGCGGGGCGGCTCTCGGACCGCATCCCCGGCAAGTGGGTCGTCGCTAGCGGCTTCACGTTCCTCGCGGGCTCGGTCTTCTGGCTCACGCTCGTGGTCTCGCCGGACGCGTCGATGTGGCAGTTCTTCCCGCCGATGACGGTCTTCGGCATCGGCACGGGCCTGCTGTTCTCTCCGCTGGCCAACCTCGCGACCTCGGGCCTCGACCGCTCGACCGCGGGCGCCGGCGCGGGCGCGTTCAACATGAACCGTCAGGTCGGCGGCGTCCTCGGCTCTGCGGCGATCGTCGCGATGCTCACGTCCCGCCTCGGTGTCGAGGTGCCCGCGGCGGCGGCCGACGTCGCGGCACAGCTCCCCGAGGAGGCGCGAGCACCGTTCGTCGAGGCGTTCGCGTCGTCGAACGGCTCCGCGTTCTCCGGCGGCGGCGCGAGCGGGCTCACCCTGCCCGAGTCCGTACCGGCCGACCTCGTGGAGCAGGTGCGCGAGGCCGCGCTCACGGCGGTCCACGCCGGTTTCAGCACCGCCGTCTCCCAGACGCTCCTGCTCACGGTCGCCGTGCTCGTGACGGGCCTCCTCGCGAGCCTCCTCATGAGCCGCTCGCCGCGCTGA
- a CDS encoding NINE protein: MTAPYQGAAASSEKLLLPAFLLAFFFGFLGAHRFYVGKIGTAVLMILTVGGFGIWTIVDLILMLVGKFSDKDGNVLTRWS, from the coding sequence ATGACTGCTCCTTACCAGGGTGCGGCCGCGTCGAGCGAGAAGCTCCTCCTGCCTGCCTTCCTCCTCGCCTTCTTCTTCGGCTTCCTCGGTGCGCACCGCTTCTACGTCGGCAAGATCGGCACGGCCGTGCTGATGATCCTGACTGTCGGTGGCTTCGGCATCTGGACGATCGTCGATCTGATCCTCATGCTCGTCGGCAAGTTCTCGGACAAGGACGGCAACGTCCTCACGCGCTGGAGCTGA
- a CDS encoding PhoH family protein, translating to MTDPSTRPPTVRRAPREATGAPPPGDARRTFVVDTSVLLSDPRAVLRFAEHDVVLPIVVITELEAKRHHPELGYFARSALRLLDELRVEHGGLDAPIPVGDLGGTLRVELNHVSPEVLPAGFRLGDNDSRILAVAANLGAEGHDVTVVSKDLPMRVKASAVGLTAEEYRHELVLDTGWTGMAEIDVDADQMAALWEAESVQLADLDLTSVSQPEHLVVNTGVVMHSPRGSALGRVTADKHVQLVRGDQEVFGIRGRSAEQRVAIDLLMDESVGIVSLGGRAGTGKSALALCAGLEAVLERRQHRKIMVFRPLYAVGGQELGYLPGTEAEKMNPWAEAVFDTLGAVVAREVVEEVMARDMLEVLPLTHIRGRSLHDAFVIVDEAQSLERGVLLTVLSRIGQNSRVVLTHDVAQRDNLRVGRHDGVAAVIEKLKGHPLFAHVTLNRSERSPVAALVTEILEGIDL from the coding sequence ATGACCGATCCGAGCACGCGACCCCCGACCGTACGACGCGCACCGCGCGAGGCGACAGGGGCACCGCCGCCCGGTGACGCGCGCCGCACGTTCGTCGTCGACACGTCCGTCCTCCTCTCCGACCCGCGCGCCGTGCTGCGCTTCGCCGAGCACGACGTCGTCCTGCCGATCGTCGTCATCACCGAGCTCGAGGCGAAACGGCACCACCCCGAGCTCGGCTACTTCGCGCGCAGCGCCCTGCGCCTGCTCGACGAGCTGCGCGTCGAGCACGGCGGGCTCGACGCTCCGATCCCCGTCGGCGACCTCGGCGGGACGCTCCGCGTCGAGCTCAACCACGTCTCGCCCGAGGTGCTCCCCGCAGGCTTCCGCCTCGGCGACAACGACTCGCGTATCCTCGCCGTCGCCGCGAACCTCGGCGCCGAGGGCCACGACGTCACCGTCGTCTCCAAGGACCTGCCGATGCGCGTCAAGGCGTCTGCCGTCGGCCTGACCGCCGAGGAGTACCGCCACGAGCTCGTCCTCGACACGGGCTGGACGGGCATGGCGGAGATCGACGTCGACGCCGACCAGATGGCCGCCCTCTGGGAGGCCGAGTCCGTCCAGCTCGCCGACCTCGACCTCACCTCGGTGAGCCAGCCCGAGCACCTCGTGGTCAACACCGGCGTCGTCATGCACTCGCCGCGCGGCTCCGCCCTCGGCCGCGTCACCGCCGACAAGCACGTCCAGCTCGTGCGTGGCGACCAGGAGGTCTTCGGGATCCGCGGGCGCAGCGCCGAGCAGCGCGTCGCGATCGACCTCCTCATGGACGAGTCCGTCGGCATCGTGTCGCTCGGTGGGCGTGCAGGCACGGGCAAGTCGGCGCTCGCCCTGTGCGCAGGTCTCGAAGCGGTCCTCGAGCGGCGCCAGCACCGCAAGATCATGGTGTTCCGCCCGCTCTACGCGGTCGGGGGGCAGGAGCTCGGCTACCTGCCCGGCACCGAGGCCGAGAAGATGAACCCCTGGGCGGAGGCCGTGTTCGACACGCTCGGCGCGGTCGTCGCGCGCGAGGTCGTCGAGGAGGTCATGGCGCGCGACATGCTCGAGGTGCTGCCGCTCACGCACATCCGCGGCCGCTCGCTGCACGACGCGTTCGTCATCGTCGACGAGGCGCAGTCCCTCGAGCGGGGCGTCCTGCTCACGGTGCTGTCGCGCATCGGCCAGAACTCCCGCGTCGTCCTCACTCACGACGTCGCGCAGCGCGACAACCTGCGCGTCGGGCGGCACGACGGCGTCGCCGCCGTCATCGAGAAGCTCAAGGGCCACCCGCTGTTCGCGCACGTGACCCTCAACCGGTCGGAGCGGTCGCCCGTCGCGGCGCTCGTCACCGAGATCCTCGAAGGCATCGACCTCTGA
- a CDS encoding amidase, which produces MAELHDLTALELAAEIRDGETSPTDVVRHALDRAERLGPQVGAYVTLAPERALAEAREAEALLRAATDVDALPPLLGVPCPVKDLNAVAGVPMSAGSRALDGYVPEHDDGIVTLLNQAGTIMLGKTTTPELGLPCYTEPDGQDPARTPWDLTRSAGGSSGGAAAAVAARLVPVAQGSDGGGSIRIPASACGLVGLKPSRGRISPGPYGLDGAGLATLGFLTRDVRDTAALLDVAARPWPGDTFELPPAAQPFLEAARRPPGRLRVGVLTTPVIAEGAPVHPACVAAVAAVETELVELGHDVSEAPVPFPAERWDAFRALWSVMALQAPVPPEREDLLVPLTRWLREQGRAVSGLDYAQAVSAVQALTREIARTWAGFDVIVSPTFAQLPAPLGSLRDDADPGGDFAAQTRFTPWTSVWNLSGRPAISLPVTVWDDDGTQLPVGVMLGARFGREDVLLGLAGALEEIFGWRDRRPPVA; this is translated from the coding sequence ATGGCAGAGCTGCACGACCTCACCGCCCTCGAGCTCGCCGCGGAGATCCGCGACGGCGAGACCTCCCCCACCGACGTCGTGCGGCACGCGCTCGACCGCGCCGAGCGGCTCGGGCCGCAGGTCGGGGCGTACGTGACCCTCGCACCCGAGCGCGCGCTCGCGGAGGCCCGCGAGGCCGAGGCGCTCCTGCGCGCCGCGACCGACGTCGACGCGCTGCCTCCCCTGCTCGGCGTGCCGTGCCCGGTCAAGGACCTCAACGCCGTCGCGGGCGTCCCGATGTCCGCGGGCTCGCGCGCGCTCGACGGCTACGTCCCCGAGCACGACGACGGGATCGTCACCCTCCTCAACCAGGCGGGCACGATCATGCTCGGCAAGACGACGACGCCCGAGCTCGGCCTGCCCTGCTACACCGAGCCCGACGGTCAGGACCCTGCCCGCACGCCGTGGGACCTCACGCGGTCGGCTGGCGGCTCGTCAGGCGGGGCTGCGGCCGCGGTCGCGGCGCGGCTCGTGCCGGTCGCGCAGGGCAGCGACGGGGGCGGTTCGATCCGCATCCCCGCGAGCGCGTGCGGGCTCGTGGGGCTCAAGCCGAGCCGCGGACGGATCAGCCCGGGTCCGTACGGCCTCGACGGCGCGGGGCTTGCGACGCTCGGCTTCCTCACGCGCGACGTGCGGGACACGGCGGCCCTGCTGGACGTGGCGGCGCGGCCGTGGCCGGGTGACACGTTCGAGCTTCCGCCGGCGGCTCAGCCGTTCCTCGAGGCGGCGCGCCGCCCGCCGGGGCGGCTGCGCGTCGGCGTGCTGACGACGCCGGTGATCGCCGAGGGTGCGCCCGTGCACCCCGCGTGCGTCGCGGCGGTCGCGGCGGTCGAGACGGAGCTGGTCGAGCTCGGCCACGACGTGTCCGAGGCACCCGTGCCGTTCCCGGCCGAGCGCTGGGACGCGTTCCGGGCGCTGTGGTCGGTCATGGCCCTCCAGGCTCCCGTGCCGCCCGAGCGGGAGGACCTGCTCGTCCCGCTCACCCGCTGGCTGCGCGAGCAGGGTCGCGCGGTGTCCGGCCTCGACTACGCGCAGGCGGTGTCGGCGGTGCAGGCGCTCACGCGCGAGATCGCGCGGACCTGGGCCGGCTTCGACGTCATCGTGTCACCGACCTTCGCCCAGCTTCCCGCGCCGCTCGGCTCGCTGCGCGACGACGCAGACCCGGGGGGCGACTTCGCGGCGCAGACCCGCTTCACGCCGTGGACGAGCGTGTGGAACCTGTCGGGCCGTCCGGCGATCTCCCTGCCGGTGACGGTCTGGGACGACGACGGCACCCAGCTCCCGGTCGGTGTCATGCTCGGCGCCCGGTTCGGGCGCGAGGACGTGCTGCTCGGGCTCGCGGGAGCCCTCGAGGAGATCTTCGGCTGGCGGGACAGGCGGCCGCCGGTCGCGTGA
- a CDS encoding flavodoxin domain-containing protein, with protein MRALVTVASRHNATLEIGEVVADTIREHGIECDLIVPEDVTSVAEYDVVIVGSAIYTGRWLPEARELVERLTAELQTKTVWLFSSGLADAPAKGSNRPAETHERMIASGAVAHRHFSGRLDLNVLNFAERAIIAAARGKQGDRRDMDAVREWARSIVAHVQQTAGA; from the coding sequence ATGAGGGCACTCGTGACTGTGGCGTCCCGCCACAACGCGACTCTGGAGATCGGCGAGGTCGTCGCCGACACCATCCGGGAGCACGGCATCGAGTGCGACCTCATCGTCCCGGAGGACGTCACCTCGGTCGCGGAGTACGACGTCGTGATCGTCGGGTCCGCGATCTACACCGGCCGCTGGCTCCCCGAGGCGCGCGAGCTCGTCGAACGCCTGACCGCCGAGCTGCAGACCAAGACCGTCTGGCTCTTCTCGTCCGGGCTCGCCGACGCCCCCGCGAAGGGCTCGAACCGACCCGCGGAGACGCACGAGCGGATGATCGCGTCCGGCGCCGTCGCGCACCGGCACTTCTCCGGGCGTCTCGACCTCAACGTCCTCAACTTCGCCGAGCGCGCGATCATCGCCGCGGCCCGCGGCAAGCAGGGCGACCGCCGCGACATGGACGCGGTGCGCGAGTGGGCGCGCTCGATCGTCGCGCACGTCCAGCAGACCGCCGGCGCCTGA
- a CDS encoding AAA family ATPase, whose amino-acid sequence MGSTAGFRDTLVDLIRARHPVLVVETHEAERVIGAVQSIATDPTALRSARQVMCYSVSRGLHYPGDPGRPQVAEAALAAAAAMTRPTIFVFQDLHHFLGSDGQTPDAILVRAILDVAAAFKVGDVPHTLVIVSPALDLPPDLEKVVSVVDLPLPDTDEIEEVLDAIIEANAAGIQNRLTPEDKVRLVHAARGLTRWEAENAFARAIAGDRVLDVTDIDRVIDEKRQTIRKSALLEFVPPAGSIDDVGGLENLKRWLAKRNGSWLPDAARWGISPPKGVLITGVPGCGKSLTAKCMSSLWGLPLLRLDVGKIFSGLVGSSELNMRASLRLAEAVAPSILWIDEIEKGFGSASSAQSGDSGTSQRVFGTFLTWMQEKSSSVFVIATANKIDALPPELLRKGRFDEIFFVDLPTDSERRTIWSLHLGKRLREGEALGGELALTEQLVADLAAGTDGFSGAEIEQAVVAACFDAFAERRALRVEDLQRAVVSTVPLSVTQAEQVATIREWAASRAVAATVSDEPLAPIGPHGISPLDAGPDGGGRKVVF is encoded by the coding sequence ATGGGCAGCACCGCCGGCTTCAGGGACACGCTCGTCGACCTGATCCGCGCACGGCACCCCGTGCTCGTGGTCGAGACGCACGAGGCGGAGCGCGTGATCGGCGCCGTCCAGTCGATCGCGACCGACCCGACCGCCCTCCGCAGCGCGCGCCAGGTCATGTGCTACTCCGTCAGCCGGGGCCTGCACTACCCGGGCGACCCGGGCCGTCCGCAGGTCGCCGAGGCGGCGCTCGCCGCCGCCGCTGCGATGACGCGCCCGACGATCTTCGTCTTCCAGGACCTGCACCACTTCCTCGGCTCGGACGGCCAGACGCCCGACGCGATCCTCGTCCGCGCGATCCTCGACGTCGCCGCCGCGTTCAAGGTCGGCGACGTGCCGCACACGCTCGTCATCGTGTCGCCGGCGCTCGACCTGCCGCCGGACCTCGAGAAGGTCGTGTCCGTCGTCGACCTCCCGCTGCCCGACACGGACGAGATCGAGGAGGTCCTCGACGCGATCATCGAGGCCAACGCCGCGGGCATCCAGAACCGGCTCACGCCCGAGGACAAGGTGCGGCTCGTCCACGCTGCCCGCGGCCTGACCCGCTGGGAGGCCGAGAACGCGTTCGCACGCGCGATCGCGGGCGACCGCGTCCTCGACGTCACCGACATCGACCGCGTGATCGACGAGAAGCGCCAGACGATCCGCAAGTCCGCGCTCCTCGAGTTCGTGCCCCCGGCGGGCTCGATCGACGACGTCGGCGGCCTCGAGAACCTCAAGCGCTGGCTCGCGAAGCGCAACGGCTCGTGGCTCCCGGACGCGGCCCGCTGGGGGATCTCCCCGCCCAAGGGCGTGCTCATCACGGGCGTGCCCGGCTGCGGCAAGTCGCTGACCGCCAAGTGCATGTCGAGCCTGTGGGGCCTGCCGCTCCTGCGGCTCGACGTCGGCAAGATCTTCTCCGGCCTCGTCGGGTCCTCCGAGCTCAACATGCGCGCGTCGCTGCGCCTCGCCGAGGCGGTCGCGCCGTCGATCCTGTGGATCGACGAGATCGAGAAGGGCTTCGGCTCGGCGTCGAGCGCGCAGAGCGGGGACTCCGGCACGAGCCAGCGCGTCTTCGGCACGTTCCTCACCTGGATGCAGGAGAAGAGCTCCTCGGTGTTCGTCATCGCGACGGCCAACAAGATCGACGCGCTGCCGCCCGAGCTGCTCCGCAAGGGCCGCTTCGACGAGATCTTCTTCGTCGACCTGCCGACGGACTCCGAACGCCGCACGATCTGGTCCCTCCACCTCGGCAAGCGGCTGCGCGAGGGCGAGGCGCTCGGTGGCGAGCTCGCGCTCACCGAACAGCTCGTCGCCGACCTGGCCGCGGGCACGGACGGGTTCTCGGGTGCCGAGATCGAGCAGGCCGTCGTCGCGGCGTGCTTCGACGCGTTCGCGGAACGCCGTGCGCTGCGCGTCGAGGACCTCCAGCGAGCAGTCGTGTCGACCGTGCCGCTGTCCGTGACCCAGGCCGAGCAGGTCGCCACGATCCGCGAGTGGGCTGCGAGCCGCGCGGTCGCTGCGACCGTCTCCGACGAGCCGCTCGCGCCGATCGGCCCGCACGGCATCTCGCCCCTCGACGCAGGCCCTGACGGCGGCGGCCGGAAGGTCGTGTTCTGA
- a CDS encoding HIT family protein, protein MATLFTKIIDGEIPGRFVWADDRAVVFATIAPITAGHVLVVPRAEVAAFTDADDDLLAHLVRVAKVVGSAQKTAFGAPRAALLVAGFEVPHLHVHVLPAWGEAELSFANARPDTPGEELDAAAERLRAALREAGEGAHVPASLSSLEPNG, encoded by the coding sequence ATGGCCACGCTCTTCACCAAGATCATCGACGGCGAGATCCCGGGGCGGTTCGTGTGGGCGGACGACCGTGCCGTCGTCTTCGCGACGATCGCGCCGATCACCGCCGGTCACGTCCTCGTCGTGCCGCGCGCGGAGGTCGCGGCGTTCACGGACGCCGACGACGACCTGCTCGCGCACCTCGTGCGTGTCGCCAAGGTCGTGGGCAGCGCGCAGAAGACGGCGTTCGGCGCGCCGCGCGCCGCCCTCCTCGTCGCCGGGTTCGAGGTCCCGCACCTGCACGTGCACGTCCTGCCCGCGTGGGGAGAGGCCGAGCTGTCGTTCGCGAACGCGCGTCCCGACACCCCGGGCGAGGAGCTCGACGCCGCGGCTGAGCGGCTGCGGGCGGCGCTGCGGGAGGCCGGCGAGGGTGCGCACGTCCCGGCGTCGCTCTCCTCGCTCGAGCCGAACGGCTGA